The Ramlibacter algicola genome segment AGCTGGCGAAGGCCGAGGCATCAATCACCAGCATGGGTGCCTTTCGGGTCCTGCGTCCACGCTTCCCCGCGGGCGTCGCGCTCGCCCTTGTGCTCGTCCCAGAACTGCTGGAACGACGGGCCGCGGCCGACTTTGTCGCGCAGCGCCTGCAGCTCCTGCGCGATGGCCTGCCGGCGCGCCTCGATGCTGGGCTGCTCGGTCTCGGGTTCCTTGATCAGGCGGATCACGCGCTTGCCGTGGCGGGTCAGCACCACCTCCTCGCCCTGCTCCACCGCCCGGATCAGTTCCGACAGCTGGCTCTTGGCCTGGTGGATGGGGACGGTGTGCATGAGTCTGGCTCGATTTCCGTTCGATCTGGCCAGATTCTAAGGCTTGCCAAGAAAAAGGGCCAGAAAATTCTGGCCCTTTTTGCTGCGCATGGAGGCGTTCAGTCGGCGCGGTAGTTCGGCGCTTCCTTGGTGATCTGCACGTCGTGCACGTGGCTCTCGCGCATGCCGGCGGCCGTGATCTGCACGAACGCGGCCTGCGAGCGCATCTCCTCGATGCTGCCGCAGCCGCAGTAGCCCATGGAGGCGCGGACGCCGCCGGCGAGCTGG includes the following:
- a CDS encoding type II toxin-antitoxin system Phd/YefM family antitoxin yields the protein MHTVPIHQAKSQLSELIRAVEQGEEVVLTRHGKRVIRLIKEPETEQPSIEARRQAIAQELQALRDKVGRGPSFQQFWDEHKGERDARGEAWTQDPKGTHAGD